A region from the Ptychodera flava strain L36383 chromosome 12, AS_Pfla_20210202, whole genome shotgun sequence genome encodes:
- the LOC139146098 gene encoding uncharacterized protein yields the protein MGIAPSFPLQLVPINYSNPSSFTSTGEHQENFELHTEETVFEKITKKFFVTMVDERERMIEAKRKLQSMDYESYTKKYGWSESEIADISAQFCTFDQNQDGVIDFHELCKALDELGDHTSKEERRAYFDSVDDDNSGGIEFDEYLQLVREVMRHQREGQASGKLDDLCAHGTERAIKIRKLSVLQQMESGVF from the exons ATGGGAATAGCACCTAGTTTTCCCCTTCAACTTGTCCCAATCAACTACAGCAATCCGTCCAGTTTTACTTCAACAG GTGAACACCAGGAAAATTTCGAACTCCACACAGAAGAAACCGTGTTCGAGAAAATAACAAAGAAATTCTTCGTCACCATGGTCGATGAAAGGGAAAGAATGATAGAGGCGAAGAGGAAACTCCAAT CTATGGATTATGAAAGCTATACCAAAAAGTACGGATGGTCGGAATCAGAGATTGCAGATATAAGTGCTCAGTTCTGCACCTTTGACCAAAACCAGGACGGAGTTATCGACTTTCACGAACT ATGCAAAGCGTTAGACGAACTAGGAGATCACACCTCGAAGGAAGAACGGAGGGCCTATTTTGACAGCGTCGACGACGATAATTCAGGCGGTATCgaatttgatgaatatttacAG CTTGTCCGTGAAGTTATGAGACACCAACGTGAAGGTCAAGCGAGTGGGAAACTCGACGATCTATGCGCTCACGGCACAGAAAGGGCCATCAAAATACGCAAGCTCAGTGTCTTACAGCAGATGGAGTCTGGCGTCTTCTAA
- the LOC139145151 gene encoding uncharacterized protein: protein MISHRMIRKLRRVLFWLVMFLWISTIVCYWSYVAVSYVRSSQDSVHSDVVKRDSPVTEAPEVKCKPVECNCETSKREEKEVDQPIKPATEKPPMPKTNYPLVELKSYIPNFYTKLPDSEKHRVNQNTSIVFVHGQKASATMKGCLRLVQKSLPYAAAAPEVVYDDIVAQFYRDHAGPSTSLGKFYYGEATFGVCELSHGHKPCAYFTVLREPYERAASLYDFCRTEGNLKERICNLWNFKSISVTDYAKALGSHVFAHILYNPKICTGRFDNRVNEALHAVGKADKIDMSRRAFCWYRHKAFIDHHLTKEEKDKLLNYVLENLQNWFAVIGIFEEFAVSLELIENAFAAPFKKCSMWKRNPFEEKRTQQQRNDRTSFKTQLMSDRKVYEALYYDLRIYDEAMKIFHLQKAKFFSR from the exons ATGATAAGCCACAGAATGATCCGAAAGTTACGACGAGTCTTATTCTGGCTCGTGATGTTTCTGTGGATCAGCACCATAGTCTGCTACTGGTCTTACGTTGCTGTGAGTTATGTGCGCTCGTCACAAGACTCGGTACATTCTGATGTCGTAAAAAG GGACTCTCCCGTGACAGAAGCGCCCGAGGTAAAATGCAAACCAGTAGAATGCAACTGTGAGACTTCGAAGCGGGAAGAAAAAGAGGTTGACCAACCGATTAAGCCGGCAACGGAGAAGCCGCCGATGCCCAAGACGAACTACCCTCTAGTTGAACTGAAATCTTATATTCCGAACTTCTACACGAAGCTGCCAGACAGTGAAAAACATCGAGTGAACCAGAATACGAGTATTGTGTTTGTTCACGGTCAGAAAGCTTCGGCCACCATGAAAGGATGCTTAAGACTCGTCCAGAAGTCCCTACCCTACGCAGCAGCTGCACCCGAGGTTGTCTACGACGACATTGTGGCCCAGTTTTACCGGGATCACGCCGGGCCGTCGACGTCGCTGGGGAAGTTTTACTACGGAGAGGCCACGTTCGGCGTTTGCGAGCTGTCGCACGGTCACAAGCCGTGCGCCTACTTCACAGTTCTCCGGGAACCCTACGAGCGAGCGGCCTCGCTTTACGATTTCTGTCGGACAGAGGGGAACTTGAAAGAACgaatttgtaatctgtggaACTTTAAAAGCATTTCGGTGACAGACTACGCTAAGGCTCTCGGAAGTCACGTCTTTGCGCACATCTTGTACAACCCAAAGATATGTACCGGCCGATTCGACAACAGAGTGAATGAGGCCTTGCACGCGGTCGGCAAAGCCGACAAAATCGACATGTCCCGTCGAGCGTTCTGCTGGTATCGCCACAAAGCCTTCATCGATCACCATCTGACCAAAGAAGAAAAGGACAAACTTCTCAACTACGTCttggaaaatttgcaaaactGGTTCGCCGTCATTGGAATCTTCGAGGAGTTCGCCGTCAGTCTGGAATTAATAGAAAACGCCTTCGCCGCGCCTTTCAAAAAATGCTCCATGTGGAAAAGGAACCCTTTCGAAGAGAAACGTACACAACAACAAAGAAATGACAGAACTTCCTTTAAAACCCAACTCATGTCAGATCGGAAAGTTTATGAAGCTCTTTACTATGATCTCCGTATTTACGACGAAGCAATGAAAATTTTCCATCTCCAAAAGGCGAAATTTTTCAGTCGATAG